GTGCTTCCTCAATAATTGTGACTCCGATTTCTTTTAGTTTGGCAATCACAGGTATGAGATGCTCGGGTACCACTGGTGATAGAAGAAGTTCTGAACGGGTAATGGCTGCTGCCACTAAAAAAGTACCCGCTTCAATGCGATCAGGAATAATATCGTACTCCGTAGAGTGCAACTCAGGCACACCAACAATTGTAATTGTGCTGGTTCCCGCACCCTGTATTTTTGCTCCCATTGCGATACAGAAGTTTGCCAAATCGATCACTTCCGGTTCGCGAGCAGCATTTTCAATGATGGTTTCGCCATCTGCAAGAGTCGCAGCCATCATCAGCGTTTCTGTAGCACCTACGCTGGGAATGTCTAAATATATCTTTGCTCCCTTCAATCGGGGGTTTTTGCCAGGAACATAAGCATTACAAATACCATGTTCAATCTGAACTTCAGCCCCCATTGCTTGAAGTCCTCGAACATGGAGATCTACTGGTCTTGCTCCAATGGCACAGCCTCCCGGTAACGGGACTTGTGCAACTCCCAATCGTGCCAGAATTGGACCGATAGCAAAAAAACTTGCCCTCAATTGTGTCACCAGTTCGTAAGGAGCCTTAGATGTTGTAATGTCTCTGGCATTAATCTCTAAGATTTCTCCCTCTTGCTTCAAGCCAACGCCCAAAGCTAACAAAACTTGACCCATCCGTGCAACATCTGCCAGTAGCGGCACATTGCGAATACGACATTCACCCGAGCAAAGCAATGCCCCAGCCATTATGACTAGTGCTGAATTTTTCGCCCCACTAATTTTTACATGACCGTGCAAACGATGCCCGCCCCATATTTGCAAGACTGAGGAGTCTGCTTCGGAATAAGATTTGGCATCTGGTAAGCCGCTAGAAGGAATAATAAGCCTACCCTCCATAAAGAACTATACTATACGATATAAGTTGGTTTCGATTCTACACGATAGATTTTGATTGTCCACTATTATGTCGGAAATGGGGCGTGGGAAGTAAGGGTTGACAATCAGAAATGATTGAGCAATAATAAGCAATCGTGAGTAAAATAATATCACGAAAAAACTACACGCGGAACTGGCGGAATTGGCAGACGCGCTAGATTCAGGTTCTAGTGCCGCAAGGCTTCCGGGTTCAAGTCCCGGGTTCCGCATGGAAAATTATAAATTATGCATTAAGTTAGGTTTAGATCCCCGACTTCTCAAAGAAGTCGGGGATCTAGTAGATCTATCAATTTAGCGGTCATAATTGTTGATGTTAACTAGTTTACAAAACACACTGGTAAAGCAAATTCGCAAACTTCACTCCTCTAAGGAGAGACACAAGCAAGATCTATTTTTAATAGAAGGAACGCATTTAGTCGAAGAAGCTGTCAGCGTGAATTATCCTCTAGAGGCGGTGTGTTGTACTTCAGAATGGCAAGCAGCACATTCTTATCTATGGCAGCAAGCTTGTAATCTAAGCGAAAGAGCAGAAACTGTAAGCGAAGAAGTTTTGAAAGCGATCGCAACGACAGTACAACCAGATGGGATCGTGGCAACGGCAAAAAAAGGCGATCGCACTCTGGCAGTTCCGTTTACCGATGTCGTGTTAGCATTAGAAACAATACAAGATCCCGGCAATTTAGGTACAATAATTCGTACTGCAGCAGCAGCTGGTGTATCGGGATTGTGGCTGAGTGAAGATAGTGTAGATTTAGATAATCCAAAAGTGCTACGTGCTTCTGCAGGGCAGTGGTTTCGCTTGCCAATAGCAGTTAGCCCCGATTTAAAGACGACAGTACAGCAAAGTCAGAAAGAGGGGATGCAAGTTGTGGCAACCTTGCCAACAGCGACTTTAACTTATTGGGAAGTAGATTGGTGCAAACCCAGTTTGATTTTGTTAGGAAATGAGGGTGCTGGTTTATCAACAGACTTAACTGCAATGACAGATTTACAAGTCAAAATCCCTTTACAGCCCAGTGTAGAGTCTTTAAACGTTGCAATCTCTGCTGCGTTAATGCTTTACGAAGCTCAAAGGCAAAGGAATTTTGCTAGTTGTTAGTTGTTAGTTGTTAGTTGCTTATTTTTCTACTATCCGCTAACCACCAACAACTAACCATTAACATTTCCATTTTTCCGTGCCATATATTGCTCGATATCAGCAACTGCATCTTCAAAAGCTTCTAAATCAATTCCGAATGAATCGTTAGCTTCTTGTATTTCACCGATACTAGCACTGGGCAACTCTGTGGTTTCTTCATTTTCAACAGTGTTCTCATGAAGCATATCTTCCAACTGGTTGAGAGATTTAAGAAACTCCTTAGCAGCAGCACGACGCTGTTTTTGCTCATTTTGATCCATAATCCGTTTATAATCCCCTTTGTCACTTACTCCTATACTGTTTTCTCCATCTGTTCTAACGGATTGTATCTTGTTTTCTTTCTCCTATCTTCTTAGAGTATGTGGGGTAACCCCTTTGATTTGTACCGCCTCTGATATTGTTAAGTACCTAGACATAGCCTTTGCGTGAAATTACTATATCTAGGTATACCTAATTATTTTGTGAACTGCTTAACCGCTAAACGTAGATCGTACTCTTTAATGACTAAAACCGCCACGCCTACGTGATTGGCAGTCAGCTTTTATTAAGATTTTTTACCTTCAAATACTTATTTGTAAGAATTTTTCTTGCAAAAAATTGGGTATTGGTCGAGGGCGCATTGTTTTGACATCCACCCACACCCACAAAACCTCAGCATTGACAAATAAATCTTCTTGATTCTGCTTGCGAATTTCGTACCGTCGATAAGCACGAGTCCCCCGCATTTCTTTCAACCAAGTTGCTACTTCAAGCGTATCACCTGCGATCGCGGGACGGAGGTAATCAATTTCCACTCGTCGCATAACAAACATGCCACCCAGTTCTCGATAAACATCCAGAGTCAAACCCAAGTGTTCGGAATGTTCTATAGCGGCTTGTTCCAAGTAATTTTGGTAAACGGCATTATTAACGTGTCCTAGAGCATCCATTTCGTAGTGCCGAACCCGCAGTAATGTTTTAAATGGTTGCATGAGTGTTATGAATTGCAGAAAGCAGATGATATTGTAGCAGCATCAATCCGGTAATTACCTGTCACTTTTTGTTTATATTGTTAGCGCGAACAATAATAAGCATTAAGTTTTTTCTCAAAAAAGTGCGATCGCGTAAGTGTCAACCTTTACTTGTGAGAGTATAATAAAGATATACAGATAAGAAATATCTTTTCTGTACATCGTGTTTATT
This genomic interval from Scytonema hofmannii PCC 7110 contains the following:
- the murA gene encoding UDP-N-acetylglucosamine 1-carboxyvinyltransferase translates to MEGRLIIPSSGLPDAKSYSEADSSVLQIWGGHRLHGHVKISGAKNSALVIMAGALLCSGECRIRNVPLLADVARMGQVLLALGVGLKQEGEILEINARDITTSKAPYELVTQLRASFFAIGPILARLGVAQVPLPGGCAIGARPVDLHVRGLQAMGAEVQIEHGICNAYVPGKNPRLKGAKIYLDIPSVGATETLMMAATLADGETIIENAAREPEVIDLANFCIAMGAKIQGAGTSTITIVGVPELHSTEYDIIPDRIEAGTFLVAAAITRSELLLSPVVPEHLIPVIAKLKEIGVTIIEEAPDCLRTLPAETLRATDIETLPHPGFPTDMQAPFMALLTLAEGDSVINESVFENRLRHASELNRLGADIRVKGNTAFVRGVSMLSGAPVLGTDLRASAALVIAGLAAQGKTVVQGLRHLDRGYDRLDMKLQQVGAKIERSPAVPEIEAEENKSVMNSQESAVV
- a CDS encoding TrmH family RNA methyltransferase, which translates into the protein MLTSLQNTLVKQIRKLHSSKERHKQDLFLIEGTHLVEEAVSVNYPLEAVCCTSEWQAAHSYLWQQACNLSERAETVSEEVLKAIATTVQPDGIVATAKKGDRTLAVPFTDVVLALETIQDPGNLGTIIRTAAAAGVSGLWLSEDSVDLDNPKVLRASAGQWFRLPIAVSPDLKTTVQQSQKEGMQVVATLPTATLTYWEVDWCKPSLILLGNEGAGLSTDLTAMTDLQVKIPLQPSVESLNVAISAALMLYEAQRQRNFASC
- a CDS encoding acyl-CoA thioesterase; translated protein: MQPFKTLLRVRHYEMDALGHVNNAVYQNYLEQAAIEHSEHLGLTLDVYRELGGMFVMRRVEIDYLRPAIAGDTLEVATWLKEMRGTRAYRRYEIRKQNQEDLFVNAEVLWVWVDVKTMRPRPIPNFLQEKFLQISI